The DNA region GACCATCCACTTCCGGTCGGCTTCCAGGACTGGCTATAGCGATCTCGGAGTGAATCGTCGGCGCATGGAGGACATCCGTGCGTTGAGTGAGGGCAAACTCTAGCAGGCTGGCGAAGACTTGGGGATGTGTTCTTACTGGTGGTCGGCGAGGTGGCCTCCGACACTCGGGACGTTCCGCATGATTTCCGGTTGATTTGATCCTCCTGAGCGGTCAATATACACTTCGGTCCTTGCAGTAGGATCATAGCCGAGCCAATCGGCACCACGCGCACCGCGAGACCTTGTTATGACCAAACACGCATTGGGCCTCATGACGCTGTTCCTACTCGTACTGTCGAACGCTTGTGTGTCTGTGCAGGTCGACCCTCTGACTCGCAACACCTTCGAGCCCAGGCAGGGAGCGGACGCTGTGGCAACGTTACAACGGGAACCCAATCACGGTCATGTGCAGATTGCTCGCATTGTCGCAACCAGCGAGTATGCCAGCGAGGACACGTTGCGGGATCGGATTCTGGAGCAGGCCAAGGAGTTGGGTGCCGATGCCGTTGTGCTCGGGGAGGCGGATGTCCGTCGTCTCTCTGATCGGGGACCAGTCTTCCAGTCCACGATGGGCAATGCTGTATCAGGTGCGACGTCGAGCAGTTCCTACCGTAGTGGGTACGGGTATTGGAATCCATTCCGGATGGACGCATGGAGTTTTGCTCAGGGTGCCGGTGGCGGGCAGGGGTGGATGCTGCACATGTCGGGTTTGGCGATTCGATACGTCTCACAAGAAGAGTTAAAGGCTCTCCAAAAATCTCCTCCCTCCTTGCCCTAGCAGAGTTTGGTACGGCCTGAATCGGGCCATGACATTCTCTCAGATTTCTTTTGTCTGCCCTTTGGATCCGGTGGATCCGGCCTTGATGTCGCTGGTTTGGAGTGGGCTCGGCATGTTCAGGGGGATCGTTCTTCTATTTGTTTTTGGGGGATGGTGCTCCTTATTTCTCATTACTAACTAGCTGGTATGCGACGACATGTTCAGCTTCCGTTGCCGGTTTTAAGGACCGCCTTGATCCGATAATGAACTTGACCATACGTCAGAAGTTTGACATAAAAGTATTCATTCTGTTCGAGTTAGGAATAAATTCGCGATGTGCAATTGTCCAGTTACTGTTTCCCGAGCAGCCAGGTTCTGGCTCGCTTCCCAAGATCGTGTGAATCCGACCGAAATGCCCATTCTGTCATGTCTGTCTTGAGGATCGATCAGGCTCAGCCAGCAGCATTGCCGCACGTACGTATTCAGCCTGCCAAGGGTTTGTTGGAGCTGGATCTTGCCGGCCTCTGGGCCTATCGGGAACTCATTCACATCCTCGTCTGGCGCGATGTGATGGTGCGCTATAAGCAGACGGTTCTGGGCGTGGCATGGGCCATGTTCCAGCCGGTGGCTACGATGTTGATTTTTACCGTCGTCTTCAGCGTGATGGGGAAGATTCCTTCTGACGGTTTCCCTTACCCGGTGTTCCTTTACGCAGGCCTGTTGCCCTGGTTTTATATTTCTCAGGCCTTGAGCCGAGGCGGGACCAGTTTGGTGGGGGAAGCGCCGCTCATCAGCAAAGTGTATTTCCCGCGTCTGATTCTTCCCCTCTCGGCGACCATCGCGCCGCTGGTGGATTTGGCGCTCGCCTTTATCGCATTCCTGGGGCTGATGGCTTGGTTTGGGGTGGTCCCGAGTTGGCGCATTCTCTTGCTGCCACTATTTGCCGGTCTGGGGGCCACAATGGCCTTTGCCGCCGGACTATGGGTGTCGGCTCTCTATGTGCGGTATCGGGATGTCGGGCATATCCTGCCGATGTTCATTCAGCTGTGGATGTTTGTCTCTCCCATTCTCTATCCCGTCAGCAAAGTTCCGGAATCCTGGCGGACGATCTATGCGCTGAATCCGGTCGTGAGCGTGGTTGAGGGGTTTCGATGGGCGCTGATTCCAGGATTTGAGGTGGACTTCTCGATGTTCCTTCCGAGCCTGATCATCGTCGCGGCTGCCCTTGTCGGTGGGTTGATCTATTTTCGTTCCATGGAACGCACCTTTGCGGATGTGATTTGAATGGGTAGTGTTGCGATTCGAGCAGAGGGGTTGTCGAAGCATTACCGGCTGGGTGCCGGCGTGCAGCACAATACCCTCCGCGATCAGGTGATGCATCGCCTTAGATCACTGGTTCAGTGGGGAAGCGACCAATCCGAGAATGACCCCTCATTCTGGGCGCTGAAGGATATCTCCTTCGACGTTCAACACGGTGAGGTGCTCGGCATCATCGGGCATAACGGTGCCGGGAAGAGTACCTTGCTGAAGATTCTCTCCAGAATTACGCAGCCGACCAAAGGGACAGCCGACATTTACGGACGCGTGAGCTCCTTGCTCGAAGTCGGAACGGGGTTTCATTCCGAACTGACGGGGCGGGAGAACATTTTTCTGAATGCGGCAATGTTGGGAATGCAGCGGGACGAGGTGCGGAGAAAGTTCGATGAGATCGTGGCGTTTTCGGGCGTGGAAGATTTTATCGATACGCCGGTCAAGCGGTATTCAAGCGGCATGTATGTGCGGCTGGCCTTTGCAGTGGCGGCGCATCTCGAGCCGGAGATCCTGATCGTGGACGAGGTGTTAGCAGTCGGCGACGCCAGTTTTCAGCAAAAGTGCCTTGGGAAGATGGAGGAAGTCAGCCGCAGCGGGCGCACCGTCCTCATCGTCAGCCACAACATGACGATCATCGAGGGGCTCTGTGAGCGGGCGATTCTTTTGGAGAAGGGGCGGGTTGCGAGGATCGGGAAGACGCATACGGTGGTGGAAGGGTATGCGGATGCCATTCGCAGTCAGGCCAGTATGGCTATCGGGGCGCGGGAGGATCGAGTTGGTCTCGGGGAGGTTCTGCTCACCGGAATTGAATTGCTGGATGGGCAGCGGCAATCGGTCGCCGCGTTGATTACAGGCCGGGATGCCATCATCCGGATGCATTATCGCTGCGCGGCACAGAAAGAATTCCGAAATTGCCGCGTGAGTGTTTCCGTCAATGGTCGAAAGGGGCAGGACCTGTTTGTGTTGTCGACCGACATCGTGGACCCGTCACCTCTGACCTTGTCGGGGACCGGCTACGTGGACTTCATTGTGCCGGAGCTGCCACTGACCGGCGGGGCGTATTTTCTCCAGTCCTATATCGAATCCAACGGGCATGCACAGGATTGGATTAAGAACGTCGCACCGTTCCCTGTATTGGACGCCGACTACTACGGAACGGGCAATCTGTGCCCACCCGGGTGGGAAGGCAACGGCGTCTTGATCGATTATCGCTGGGAGTCCAGCGAGGGCCGCGGCGCTTCCGCAGCATCTGTACGCGCCAGAAACCGATAAGCTCTGCCGACCGTTCTGTTTCTGCTGAGAAGCCTTCGCGTATTTCGTCACTTCACCTGTCGATAAATCACTAATTGCTCTGCAACCGTTCAAGAGTGCGCTACGATTTGCCTATCACTCCCGACGGCGATCGACTGAGGCGTACGCATGGGTTCTGTGCTCGAGGACGGACAGCAGGCACAGCTTGAACTGGCCGGATTGAAGCGCACGCTGAAGTGGACGAATATTCAACGTGAGCAGTTGTTGGATCGTCTCGATCTGCTTCGTCTCGACAACCAGCGGTTACAGGAGCGAGTGGAGGACCTGGAACGGCAGCTGGCAGAGGCCAGGCAACAACAGGCCCTGTTCTAGCGCCGATTCGGTAGCTCCCCTTTTGCGCCCCCTCATTTCCTGTCTCTCATTCACCTCTGCAGCGTGATACAGTCATCTGATGTGGCAGGCGCTGCCCTGCCGGTGAATCGCTCTCGTACGAGTATGACCCATTCAATTACCACTGCCGATGACCTCCGCTGGTTGTTGACGCACACGCAAGGATTTCGTGGCGGGCAGATCACGGACGTTCATGTGGCCAAGCGTCGGATGTTCGATGAGGAGTCTGGTCGGGAGGTCACGGTTGGCAGTACCGTGACGGTGTTGGTGCGGTATACCGTGCAGGGGGCCTTACGGGTAGCAAAACTTTCTATGCAGGCCGTGTCCGATGTGTCTCTGTTTGAACAGGATGGGGGGGACTGGGCGCTGTTAGGCGTAATCCAGGTGGAACTCAAGGAAGGGAAGCTGCGGTTCTGGTTTGATCCGCAGGGGAACCTCTATGTCGTGTGTGAGGAAGCCCTGTTTGAGGAAGTTTCGCTGCCGCATCCAGGCGGGGAACGCGATACGGCGATCGAGCAATGGGTATTTCAAGCCGATTCCGGCGAAGCCCCAACGATCACCTGGCTGCTCAAGGAACTGGATCAGGTCGGGATGCCTTGTATCTGGAAAGCGGGCGCACGCCGGAAGCGCCTTCAGCGCGAGATATGTTGGGAAGGTGAGTTGGTAGCCGCCGGTTCGCGAGGCGTGGGGCAGGCAGCTTCGCTGGATGTACAAACCTATGGGCCGATTGACGGGGCCGGATTTGGCGTTCGGTTGCAGTCCCACAGAATCGCAGGCCGGTCCGGTCGCCGTTTGTTGGCGATGGTCGCCTATGTGGTCACGAGTGCCTATGTGGGAACATGTCTTGAAGGACAATCGTTGCTTCCGCCGGATGAGCGGCCGAGACGGCAATCGAAGCGGAGAACGCGCCGAGAGGTTCAGTGAAGTGAGGGATAGAGCTGGCCCTTAGCTGACGTGGCCGTGTTTCCCGTTTCCATTCCCATTCCCATTCACGCCCCCCTTCCGGTTGACACATTCCACTAGGTGCCAGAATTTCATCGGATTGACTTTCTCTTTTCTGGTCACGTGAAGGTCGGTGCCTTCCAGCACGGTATTCAAAGAAAGGTCGGTGCGGAAGCCGATGTGCTTGCAGAGGGGAGAGATGACTTTTTCCACGGCCGCAACCAACTTATTCCCATTACTGAAGTGATTCAGCATGATGATGCGGCCACCGGGTTTGCAGACCCGAATCATTTCATTCACAACTTTGCGGTAGTCTGGGACCGCAGTCACGACATAGGCCGCCATGACCGTGTCGAAGGTATCGTCGGCGAATTCCATTTTCCCGGCGTCCATCAGCATGAGTCGCACATGATCCAGATGATAGTGTGACTGACGCTGTCTGGCTTTGGCCAGCATGCCGGAGGAGAGGTCGATACCGGTGATGTTGCAGTTCTTCGGGTAGTATT from Nitrospira sp. includes:
- a CDS encoding methyltransferase domain-containing protein, whose product is MDIAKVERVYTSYSGVYDQIFGKIFHESREACVRNLRIRPEENILEVGVGTGIALEYYPKNCNITGIDLSSGMLAKARQRQSHYHLDHVRLMLMDAGKMEFADDTFDTVMAAYVVTAVPDYRKVVNEMIRVCKPGGRIIMLNHFSNGNKLVAAVEKVISPLCKHIGFRTDLSLNTVLEGTDLHVTRKEKVNPMKFWHLVECVNRKGGVNGNGNGNGKHGHVS
- a CDS encoding ABC transporter ATP-binding protein, encoding MGSVAIRAEGLSKHYRLGAGVQHNTLRDQVMHRLRSLVQWGSDQSENDPSFWALKDISFDVQHGEVLGIIGHNGAGKSTLLKILSRITQPTKGTADIYGRVSSLLEVGTGFHSELTGRENIFLNAAMLGMQRDEVRRKFDEIVAFSGVEDFIDTPVKRYSSGMYVRLAFAVAAHLEPEILIVDEVLAVGDASFQQKCLGKMEEVSRSGRTVLIVSHNMTIIEGLCERAILLEKGRVARIGKTHTVVEGYADAIRSQASMAIGAREDRVGLGEVLLTGIELLDGQRQSVAALITGRDAIIRMHYRCAAQKEFRNCRVSVSVNGRKGQDLFVLSTDIVDPSPLTLSGTGYVDFIVPELPLTGGAYFLQSYIESNGHAQDWIKNVAPFPVLDADYYGTGNLCPPGWEGNGVLIDYRWESSEGRGASAASVRARNR
- a CDS encoding ABC transporter permease: MSVLRIDQAQPAALPHVRIQPAKGLLELDLAGLWAYRELIHILVWRDVMVRYKQTVLGVAWAMFQPVATMLIFTVVFSVMGKIPSDGFPYPVFLYAGLLPWFYISQALSRGGTSLVGEAPLISKVYFPRLILPLSATIAPLVDLALAFIAFLGLMAWFGVVPSWRILLLPLFAGLGATMAFAAGLWVSALYVRYRDVGHILPMFIQLWMFVSPILYPVSKVPESWRTIYALNPVVSVVEGFRWALIPGFEVDFSMFLPSLIIVAAALVGGLIYFRSMERTFADVI